In Picosynechococcus sp. PCC 7002, the following are encoded in one genomic region:
- the rpsF gene encoding 30S ribosomal protein S6: protein MSNNYEMMYILRPDLSEEQVQEVSSKYKTMLQDSGASDLQVQVRGKRHLAYPIQNFNDGIYIQVNYKADGSQIKAVERDMRLGEMVIRYLTMKLDAEPIALEADAPPSEPAAPGA, encoded by the coding sequence ATGAGCAACAACTACGAAATGATGTACATCCTGCGCCCCGACCTCAGCGAAGAGCAGGTGCAGGAAGTCTCCAGCAAATACAAGACCATGCTCCAAGACTCTGGGGCAAGCGACCTTCAGGTTCAAGTACGGGGCAAGCGCCACCTCGCCTATCCGATCCAGAACTTCAACGATGGTATCTACATCCAAGTAAACTACAAAGCCGATGGCAGCCAAATCAAAGCCGTCGAGCGGGATATGCGCTTAGGGGAAATGGTTATTCGCTACCTCACCATGAAGCTGGATGCAGAACCCATTGCCCTCGAGGCCGACGCACCTCCCTCTGAGCCAGCAGCTCCTGGTGCCTAA
- a CDS encoding sensor histidine kinase, which produces MVDLKKLEELNIQQTVAGILQDFNPIFSSTSSSGQTGQWRAAIAALTDLLLRSGGETRGVILSSPSPVFDAPQITRHHHHYVLTPKNLQDIALSHLQLPGAGLNQSIRHHNNQIVEFPILPNDPLAQEQFCLILTAKFNFAMALSPQGLLFSFETEAIAAIWQILQWRMALTQPFQFQTLAQLWPRFAEVVPDYRLVSRFSQLMVRSLTVNLPQADSLPSPEPHQTPEPTAQAQPELELLQALTHEIRTPLTTIRTMTKLLLKKKTQLTQDIVKRIETIEQECNEQIRRMELIFRAAELETPSHHPKQTLQLVPISLEQIFQEGTPRWQKQAQRRNVNLEVALPPYLPQVVSDPAMLDQMLSGLIETLTRRLPTGAEVQIQVSTAGNQLKLEVQSHGLGQKCLEKAIGQLLIFQPETGSLSLNLDVTKNLFQQLGGKLAIRRRASGEEVFAIFLPLGNSFAVPL; this is translated from the coding sequence GTGGTGGATTTAAAGAAACTAGAAGAACTCAATATTCAGCAAACGGTGGCCGGAATTCTCCAGGACTTTAACCCTATTTTTTCGTCTACTTCTTCTTCTGGACAAACTGGGCAGTGGCGCGCGGCGATCGCCGCCTTGACGGATTTACTCCTGCGCTCCGGGGGCGAAACCCGTGGTGTCATTTTATCGAGCCCTAGCCCGGTCTTTGACGCGCCCCAAATCACCCGCCACCACCATCATTACGTTTTAACGCCGAAAAATCTCCAGGATATTGCCCTGAGTCATCTGCAATTGCCGGGGGCCGGTTTGAATCAAAGCATTCGGCACCACAATAATCAAATCGTTGAGTTTCCAATTCTGCCCAATGATCCGTTAGCCCAGGAACAATTTTGTTTGATTTTGACGGCGAAGTTTAATTTTGCGATGGCCCTGTCTCCCCAGGGATTGCTCTTTTCGTTTGAAACAGAGGCGATCGCCGCCATTTGGCAAATTTTGCAGTGGCGCATGGCCCTAACGCAACCATTTCAGTTCCAAACCCTCGCCCAACTTTGGCCCCGCTTTGCCGAGGTTGTTCCGGACTATCGTCTTGTCTCTCGGTTTAGCCAGTTAATGGTGCGATCGCTGACGGTTAATTTACCCCAGGCTGATTCCCTACCATCTCCAGAACCCCACCAAACCCCTGAACCAACCGCCCAAGCTCAACCGGAATTAGAGCTATTGCAGGCTCTCACCCATGAAATTCGCACGCCTTTGACAACAATCCGTACCATGACAAAGTTGTTGTTAAAAAAGAAAACCCAACTGACCCAAGACATTGTCAAACGCATCGAAACCATTGAGCAAGAGTGCAACGAACAAATCCGGCGCATGGAACTTATTTTTCGGGCGGCCGAATTGGAAACTCCATCCCATCACCCGAAGCAAACCCTGCAACTGGTACCCATTTCCCTAGAACAAATTTTCCAGGAGGGAACACCCCGTTGGCAAAAACAGGCCCAACGGCGCAATGTCAACCTAGAGGTCGCCTTGCCCCCATACCTGCCCCAGGTGGTGAGTGATCCAGCGATGCTTGACCAAATGCTGTCCGGGTTAATCGAGACCCTCACGCGACGCCTACCGACGGGAGCAGAGGTACAAATCCAAGTCAGCACCGCCGGCAACCAACTGAAGTTAGAAGTCCAGTCCCACGGCCTAGGTCAAAAATGCCTTGAAAAGGCGATTGGCCAGTTGCTCATTTTCCAACCAGAAACGGGCAGCTTGAGTCTGAATTTAGATGTGACTAAAAATCTCTTTCAACAGTTAGGCGGCAAACTGGCAATTCGACGCCGGGCTTCCGGGGAAGAAGTCTTTGCTATTTTCTTACCCCTCGGCAATAGCTTCGCTGTGCCCCTCTAG
- a CDS encoding fumarylacetoacetate hydrolase family protein yields MAQRYVRVQTPQGQVLYGLLKLNREVQVIDAPAWLGGQPTGESLAPDEYQLLAPCAPSKIVAVGHNYAAHAAELQQPIPSEPVLFLKPPSAIVAHQQGIVYPAQCQQLEFEGELALVIGDRTRHCSEEEAHRKIWGYTIANDVTARDLQRQDAQWTRAKGFDTFCPLGPWIVRELSPDAKLRTYVTPLGEELPEQSDPAQAASVQDMVFSVAKLVSYISEIMTLLPGDVILTGTPAGVHPVRIGDRLLITIEGIGELENPIIAP; encoded by the coding sequence ATGGCGCAACGATATGTTCGGGTTCAAACTCCCCAAGGGCAAGTATTATACGGACTGCTAAAGCTCAACCGTGAAGTGCAGGTGATCGATGCACCGGCTTGGTTGGGGGGACAACCGACGGGGGAAAGTCTCGCGCCGGATGAGTACCAATTATTGGCCCCCTGCGCCCCGTCAAAAATTGTTGCGGTGGGTCACAACTATGCCGCCCATGCGGCGGAACTCCAGCAGCCGATTCCGTCGGAACCAGTGTTATTTTTGAAACCTCCCAGTGCGATTGTGGCCCACCAACAGGGCATTGTGTATCCGGCCCAATGTCAACAGTTGGAGTTTGAGGGGGAATTGGCCCTTGTAATTGGCGATCGCACCCGCCATTGCTCTGAAGAAGAGGCCCACCGAAAAATTTGGGGCTATACCATCGCCAATGATGTGACGGCGCGGGATCTCCAACGGCAAGATGCCCAGTGGACGCGGGCAAAGGGATTTGATACGTTCTGTCCCCTCGGCCCTTGGATTGTGCGCGAGCTTAGCCCCGATGCCAAATTGCGCACCTATGTGACGCCCCTGGGGGAAGAACTCCCTGAACAATCAGACCCAGCCCAGGCCGCCTCGGTGCAGGATATGGTTTTTTCCGTGGCCAAATTGGTGAGTTACATCTCCGAAATTATGACCCTGTTGCCCGGTGATGTGATTTTGACGGGCACCCCCGCCGGAGTTCACCCTGTCCGCATTGGCGATCGCCTGTTGATCACCATCGAAGGGATCGGCGAGCTTGAAAATCCCATCATTGCCCCCTAA
- a CDS encoding M1 family metallopeptidase → MSSKMSGINFEAFVDTETTRSFELPGAKPHYNPDRPGQVEHICLDLDLDMTGRSLSGTCTITLAPVRSGVTSLTLDAVDMAIESVSIGSVSQPFDYDGETLNIRLLKPTATEKIEVAIAYRLTEPQRGIYFIQPDDHYPDKPVQVWTQGEDEDSRFWFPCFDYPGQLATSELKIRVANPYRAISNGELISSEEQGGKTEYHWYQKEIHPSYLITLAVGDFAETKTEWQGIPVLYYVEKGREADGDRSMGKTPQMMAFLSQTYGYQYPFPKYAQVCVDDFIFGGMENTSTTLLTDRCLLDERASLDDQRTETLVLHELAHQWFGDLVVIKHWSHAWIKEGMATYAEVLWTEHEYGKQEAAYYLLEQMRNYLDEDSSRYRRPIVTHVYRAPIELYDRHLYEKGACVYHMIRTVLGDKLFSKAIQKFVQKHAHQTVETVDLLRAIEESTGFNLAPLFDQYVFRGGHPDFEVAYSWDGENGLAKLTVKQTQGKKDEKALFDLKIPVAFNYLDGETVSQKTFTFRLNDAEHTFYIPLDRKPDFVSFDVGNHWTKTVKLSYPMAELKNQLTHDPDPISRVQAAEAIAKEGNLEAVNTLQTALTTEAFWGVRVEIAKALGTIQLNQTEDVLMAGLKDSHPRVRRATLSSLGKFKTESSYEAMKTFLLAGDASYYTEAAAARTLGAMVAVGLTDKAEATRDLLNQILKTRAGWNEVVRAGAIGGLAAMKTSPEAVDAILPYTELGIPQPLRLAAIRALGTVASGQTNDKLAVILNRLEAIARETFFLTQVAIVSALGQIENPKAVTLLQTLANQAPDKRVRQRAEETVSSLQKKLSTDKAIQGLREDLDKLREDNKQLQSRLAKLEAQGNP, encoded by the coding sequence ATGTCGAGCAAAATGTCTGGAATTAATTTTGAAGCGTTTGTGGATACAGAAACGACCCGTTCTTTTGAGTTGCCCGGCGCAAAACCCCACTACAACCCCGACCGTCCGGGACAGGTAGAGCATATCTGTTTGGATTTGGATCTCGACATGACGGGGCGATCGCTCTCCGGCACTTGCACGATTACCCTTGCGCCGGTGCGTTCTGGGGTGACGTCCCTAACCCTCGATGCGGTGGACATGGCCATTGAATCGGTAAGCATCGGCAGCGTCAGTCAACCCTTTGATTATGATGGCGAAACCCTGAATATTCGCTTACTAAAACCCACCGCCACCGAAAAAATTGAGGTGGCGATCGCCTACCGGTTAACGGAACCCCAACGGGGCATTTATTTCATTCAACCGGACGACCATTACCCTGATAAGCCGGTGCAGGTGTGGACCCAAGGGGAAGATGAAGATTCCCGCTTTTGGTTTCCCTGTTTCGACTATCCCGGACAGCTTGCTACCTCTGAACTGAAAATTCGCGTGGCTAATCCCTATCGGGCCATTTCCAATGGGGAATTAATCAGCAGCGAGGAACAAGGGGGAAAAACGGAATATCACTGGTATCAAAAGGAAATTCACCCGTCATATTTAATCACCTTGGCCGTGGGTGATTTTGCTGAAACAAAAACCGAATGGCAAGGAATTCCCGTCCTTTACTACGTGGAAAAAGGGCGCGAAGCCGATGGCGATCGCAGCATGGGCAAAACGCCCCAGATGATGGCTTTTCTCAGTCAAACCTACGGCTACCAATACCCATTCCCAAAATACGCCCAAGTGTGCGTCGATGACTTCATTTTCGGCGGCATGGAAAACACATCTACCACCCTTTTAACGGATCGCTGTTTACTTGACGAACGGGCGAGCCTCGACGATCAACGCACCGAAACCCTCGTGTTACACGAGTTAGCCCACCAATGGTTTGGCGATCTGGTGGTGATTAAACATTGGAGCCACGCCTGGATTAAAGAAGGGATGGCCACCTACGCCGAGGTACTCTGGACAGAACATGAATATGGCAAACAAGAAGCAGCCTATTATCTCCTCGAACAGATGCGGAACTATCTCGACGAAGACAGCAGCCGTTACCGTCGCCCCATCGTCACCCATGTTTATCGTGCCCCCATTGAACTCTATGACCGCCACCTCTACGAAAAAGGCGCTTGCGTCTACCACATGATCCGCACGGTGTTGGGGGATAAATTGTTCTCAAAAGCAATTCAAAAGTTTGTCCAAAAACATGCCCACCAAACCGTCGAAACCGTTGATCTACTGCGGGCGATTGAAGAATCCACTGGGTTTAACCTGGCTCCACTTTTTGATCAATATGTCTTCCGGGGTGGCCATCCGGATTTTGAGGTGGCCTACAGTTGGGACGGGGAAAATGGTTTAGCAAAACTGACGGTCAAACAGACCCAAGGGAAAAAAGACGAAAAAGCCCTCTTTGATCTCAAAATTCCTGTTGCCTTTAACTATCTCGATGGGGAAACAGTCAGCCAAAAAACCTTTACCTTTAGGCTCAACGACGCGGAACATACCTTTTATATTCCCCTCGACCGGAAACCGGATTTTGTCAGCTTCGATGTGGGCAACCATTGGACAAAAACGGTGAAATTGTCCTACCCGATGGCGGAACTGAAAAATCAACTGACCCATGATCCCGATCCCATTTCTCGCGTTCAAGCAGCCGAGGCGATCGCCAAGGAAGGGAACCTCGAAGCGGTCAATACGTTGCAAACAGCTTTAACAACAGAAGCGTTTTGGGGTGTACGGGTAGAGATTGCCAAAGCCCTTGGGACGATCCAACTCAATCAAACTGAGGATGTCCTGATGGCAGGTTTAAAGGATTCCCATCCCCGTGTCCGCCGGGCCACCCTATCTAGCCTCGGTAAGTTCAAAACCGAAAGTAGCTACGAAGCGATGAAAACTTTTCTCTTGGCAGGAGATGCCAGCTACTATACCGAAGCCGCCGCCGCCCGCACCCTAGGCGCAATGGTTGCTGTTGGTTTAACGGACAAAGCCGAGGCCACCCGTGACTTGCTTAACCAGATCCTCAAAACCCGCGCAGGTTGGAATGAAGTTGTCCGTGCCGGAGCAATTGGCGGACTCGCCGCGATGAAAACCTCCCCCGAAGCCGTGGACGCGATCCTGCCCTACACCGAACTGGGCATCCCCCAACCACTACGCCTTGCCGCAATCCGGGCTCTAGGTACCGTCGCCAGTGGCCAAACCAACGACAAATTAGCAGTCATTCTCAATCGCTTAGAGGCGATCGCCAGGGAAACCTTCTTCCTCACCCAAGTTGCCATTGTGAGCGCCCTCGGCCAGATCGAAAATCCCAAAGCTGTTACGCTCCTCCAAACCTTGGCCAACCAAGCCCCCGACAAGCGCGTCCGCCAGCGGGCCGAGGAAACCGTGAGCAGCCTCCAGAAAAAGCTCAGCACCGACAAAGCGATTCAAGGATTGCGCGAAGACCTCGATAAACTGCGGGAAGACAACAAACAACTGCAAAGTCGCCTCGCCAAACTCGAAGCCCAGGGCAACCCTTAA
- a CDS encoding Gfo/Idh/MocA family protein: MAQLQSSLSPNTNLRIGVIGVGNMGQHHTRVLSLLKDVELIGVADLNVERGLDLASKYRIRYFEDYHALLPLVDAVCIAVPTKLHYQVGLECMAAGKHVMIEKPIAASISEAEALVNAAAEHNVILQVGHIERFNPAFQELSKVLKTEKLLAIEAHRMSPYSQRANDVSVVLDLMIHDIDLLLEMAASPVVQLTATGSKKDDSNHLDYVTATLNFANGIVATLTASKVTHRKIRTIAAHCQNSLTEADFLNNEIEIHRQTTANYTTDYGQVLYRQDGLIEQVYTSNIEPLHAELEHFVQCVRGGEQPSVGGEQALKALRLASLIEQSALDGKVWKEADRHYQHLNKPKTIVTPLSVS, encoded by the coding sequence ATGGCCCAACTACAGTCCAGTCTATCCCCCAATACGAATCTCAGAATCGGCGTGATTGGCGTAGGCAACATGGGGCAACACCACACCCGTGTCCTTAGCCTCCTCAAAGATGTTGAACTCATTGGCGTCGCGGATCTCAACGTTGAACGCGGCTTAGACCTCGCCAGTAAATATCGCATCCGTTACTTTGAGGACTACCACGCCCTACTGCCCCTCGTCGATGCGGTTTGCATTGCGGTTCCTACCAAGCTCCATTACCAAGTGGGCCTAGAGTGCATGGCAGCGGGCAAACACGTGATGATCGAAAAACCCATTGCGGCGAGTATTAGTGAAGCCGAAGCCCTCGTCAATGCAGCCGCCGAACATAACGTGATCCTCCAAGTTGGCCACATCGAACGGTTTAATCCCGCCTTCCAAGAACTGAGTAAAGTGCTCAAAACCGAAAAGCTCTTGGCGATCGAAGCCCATCGCATGAGTCCCTATTCCCAACGGGCAAATGATGTTTCCGTCGTCTTGGATTTAATGATCCATGACATTGACCTGCTCCTAGAAATGGCAGCTTCTCCGGTGGTCCAACTGACAGCCACGGGTTCAAAAAAAGACGATTCTAACCACTTAGATTACGTAACGGCCACCTTAAATTTCGCCAATGGCATCGTGGCCACCCTCACGGCAAGCAAAGTCACCCACCGCAAAATCCGCACGATCGCCGCCCACTGCCAGAATTCCCTCACCGAAGCCGATTTTCTCAATAACGAGATCGAAATTCACCGCCAAACCACCGCCAATTACACCACCGACTATGGCCAAGTTCTTTATCGTCAGGATGGTTTGATCGAGCAGGTTTACACCAGTAATATCGAACCGCTCCACGCCGAACTCGAACATTTCGTTCAATGTGTCCGGGGGGGCGAACAACCTTCCGTCGGGGGAGAACAGGCGTTAAAAGCCCTCCGCCTTGCGAGCTTGATTGAACAAAGCGCCCTGGATGGCAAAGTCTGGAAAGAGGCTGATCGCCATTACCAACACCTCAATAAGCCGAAGACCATCGTCACGCCCCTCTCCGTTTCTTGA
- a CDS encoding M3 family metallopeptidase: MTQNPLLIGHGLPPFAEIKAEHVEPAVTTLLTELEQQVSDLETNLKPTWTDFVEPLTQLEEKLMWTWGVIGHLMSVKNSTELRAAYEKMQPAVVQFINRWSQSRPIYEGYKAIRESDQWDKLEPVQQRIIETALKEAELAGVSLEGETKEKFNAIQLELADLSTKFSNNVLDATKAFKLKLTNKEDVAGLPDSALSLAAQTARSEGEENATPENGPWVITLDYPSYLPFLKYAENRELREKVYKAAVSKASSGEFDNHPHIDRILELRKQKAQILGFENYAELSLARKMAPNVEAVENLMEELRQVSFTAAKKELAELTTFSGQPELKHWDIAYWSEKQKEAKFGFNAEELRPYFSLGRVLEGLFGLAQRLFSVEITAADGEAPVWHEDVRYFKINDESGEQIASFYLDPYSRPAEKRGGAWMNDCVGRAKMVVNGHTVTRLPVAYLICNQTPPVDGKPSLMTFGEVETLFHEFGHGLQHMLTHVDYPGAAGINNVEWDAVELPSQFMENWCYHRETLFGMAKHYETGETLPEHYYQKLLAARTYMSGSAMLRQLHFSLLDIELHAKYDPASGETPEQVRNRLAETTTVMKPLPEDSFLCAFGHIFAGGYAAGYYSYKWAEVLSADAFAAFEEAGLEDMVAIADVGKKFRETILGLGGSLHPLEVFKKFRGREPQTEPLLRHSGLLQTA, encoded by the coding sequence ATGACCCAGAATCCCCTCCTCATCGGCCATGGTCTGCCCCCCTTCGCTGAGATCAAGGCAGAACACGTTGAACCCGCTGTGACGACCCTCCTGACGGAACTAGAGCAACAGGTTAGCGATCTTGAGACGAACCTCAAACCCACCTGGACAGACTTTGTCGAACCCCTCACTCAGCTCGAAGAAAAACTGATGTGGACTTGGGGGGTGATCGGTCATCTGATGAGCGTCAAAAACAGTACAGAACTGCGCGCTGCCTACGAAAAAATGCAACCCGCCGTGGTGCAGTTTATCAACCGCTGGAGCCAAAGTCGCCCCATCTATGAAGGTTACAAAGCGATCCGCGAAAGTGACCAATGGGACAAACTAGAACCCGTCCAGCAACGGATTATCGAAACTGCCCTCAAGGAAGCCGAACTCGCTGGGGTAAGTCTGGAAGGAGAAACCAAAGAGAAATTCAACGCGATCCAATTGGAACTGGCGGATCTTTCGACGAAATTTTCAAATAATGTCCTCGATGCGACCAAGGCCTTTAAGCTCAAACTGACCAATAAAGAAGATGTGGCAGGTTTACCCGATAGCGCCCTGAGTCTCGCCGCCCAAACCGCCCGCAGTGAAGGGGAAGAAAATGCGACCCCAGAAAATGGCCCCTGGGTGATCACCCTTGACTACCCCAGCTATCTCCCCTTTTTGAAATATGCCGAAAACCGGGAACTGCGGGAAAAAGTCTACAAAGCGGCAGTCTCGAAGGCTTCTTCTGGGGAATTTGATAACCACCCCCACATTGATCGCATCCTTGAGTTACGTAAACAAAAGGCCCAAATTTTAGGCTTTGAAAATTACGCCGAACTGAGTCTGGCCCGGAAGATGGCTCCCAACGTCGAAGCCGTAGAAAACTTGATGGAAGAGTTGCGTCAAGTGAGCTTTACCGCCGCGAAAAAGGAATTGGCTGAACTCACGACTTTTTCAGGACAACCGGAGTTGAAACATTGGGATATCGCCTATTGGTCTGAGAAACAAAAGGAAGCAAAATTTGGGTTTAATGCCGAAGAATTGCGCCCTTACTTTTCCCTTGGGCGGGTGCTAGAGGGTTTGTTTGGCCTAGCGCAACGCTTGTTTTCCGTCGAAATCACCGCTGCCGATGGTGAAGCTCCCGTATGGCATGAAGATGTGCGTTATTTCAAAATTAACGACGAGTCTGGTGAACAAATTGCCAGTTTTTACCTCGATCCCTACAGTCGTCCGGCAGAAAAACGCGGTGGGGCTTGGATGAATGATTGTGTGGGTCGCGCCAAAATGGTGGTCAATGGTCACACCGTCACTCGTCTACCTGTGGCCTATCTGATTTGTAACCAGACGCCCCCTGTTGATGGCAAGCCCAGTTTGATGACCTTTGGGGAAGTGGAAACCCTCTTCCATGAGTTTGGCCATGGGCTGCAGCATATGTTGACCCACGTGGACTACCCTGGGGCGGCGGGCATCAATAATGTCGAGTGGGATGCGGTGGAGCTACCCAGTCAGTTTATGGAAAATTGGTGCTACCACCGGGAAACCCTATTTGGCATGGCCAAGCATTACGAAACAGGCGAAACGCTCCCAGAGCATTATTACCAGAAACTCCTGGCTGCTCGCACCTATATGAGTGGCTCGGCAATGTTGCGACAGTTGCACTTTAGTTTGCTCGATATCGAACTGCACGCAAAATATGATCCAGCCAGTGGTGAAACCCCGGAACAGGTACGGAACCGTCTCGCTGAAACCACCACAGTGATGAAGCCATTGCCAGAAGATTCTTTCCTCTGTGCCTTTGGTCATATCTTTGCTGGGGGTTATGCAGCGGGCTATTACAGCTACAAGTGGGCGGAAGTGCTCAGTGCAGATGCGTTTGCGGCATTTGAAGAGGCTGGTCTCGAAGATATGGTGGCGATCGCCGATGTGGGCAAAAAATTCCGCGAAACGATCCTCGGTCTAGGCGGCAGTCTCCATCCCTTGGAAGTCTTCAAGAAATTCCGGGGTCGGGAACCGCAAACAGAACCTTTGCTTCGTCACAGTGGTCTATTGCAAACGGCTTAA
- a CDS encoding hemolysin family protein gives MICLSAFFSGSETAITAFDNLKLEGLIKRQGDPQGIFRIVLKNRTRFITTLLLGNNLVNNFSAILTSNLFAIWLGNAGIGIATAVVTIVVLIFAEITPKSLAILNVRSAFTFVVPPIYWLSRILSSLGIIYIFETITEKTIKIFEGRQNKNSPTSETLTELQLMIEILGGKGKLDLQRRRILGNALLLDEMMVKDVVKPRIDMQTIAHDATLQELVNLCLETGYTRIPVQEQSKDHIIGIVNLKQALKGLHAPESPQTQTPAIVRSVMDTPVYIPETKRVADLLKEMLQQRLHIAIVVDEYGGTVGLVTLEDLLEELVGEIYDESDYAPREPGLPSRFSDR, from the coding sequence ATGATTTGCCTATCTGCTTTTTTCTCAGGTTCTGAGACTGCCATTACCGCCTTTGACAACCTCAAACTCGAAGGACTAATTAAGCGCCAAGGCGATCCCCAGGGCATTTTCCGGATTGTCCTCAAAAACCGGACGCGATTTATCACAACCCTGCTGCTGGGAAACAACCTCGTCAATAACTTCTCAGCGATTCTCACTAGTAACCTCTTCGCGATTTGGCTAGGGAACGCTGGGATCGGCATTGCGACGGCTGTCGTCACCATCGTCGTCCTCATTTTTGCAGAGATCACCCCCAAGTCCCTCGCCATCCTCAATGTGCGCTCGGCTTTTACCTTCGTTGTGCCGCCCATCTATTGGCTGTCGCGTATTCTGTCGTCCTTGGGGATCATTTATATCTTTGAAACCATCACCGAAAAAACGATCAAGATCTTTGAAGGCCGCCAAAATAAAAATTCTCCCACCAGCGAAACCCTCACTGAACTGCAACTGATGATTGAAATCCTAGGAGGGAAAGGCAAGCTTGATCTGCAACGCCGCCGCATTTTGGGAAATGCTCTCCTCCTCGATGAAATGATGGTCAAAGATGTGGTTAAGCCACGCATCGATATGCAAACCATCGCCCACGATGCCACCCTCCAGGAGCTGGTCAACCTCTGCCTCGAAACGGGCTACACCCGCATTCCTGTCCAAGAACAATCCAAAGACCACATCATCGGCATCGTTAACCTTAAACAAGCCCTTAAGGGTCTCCATGCTCCAGAATCTCCCCAGACCCAAACCCCAGCAATTGTCCGTTCCGTGATGGATACGCCCGTTTATATCCCTGAAACGAAGCGGGTAGCAGATCTGCTCAAAGAAATGCTCCAACAACGCCTCCACATCGCCATTGTCGTTGATGAGTATGGGGGCACAGTGGGCCTTGTCACCCTAGAAGATTTACTCGAAGAGCTGGTGGGTGAAATTTATGATGAGAGTGATTATGCTCCCCGCGAACCGGGTTTACCAAGCCGTTTTTCTGATCGATAA